A single genomic interval of Bdellovibrionota bacterium harbors:
- a CDS encoding YbaK/EbsC family protein gives MAILAQLKDVLDKNQIKYVAVRHSPAYTSGEVAHQMHVPRTQFAKSVLVKADGRYIVAVVEAADHIHLRRLANLLHEHKLRLADEHEVTELFPDCETGAMPPFGNRYWLPVVVDRALEEQSEIVFNAGTHEDAIQMKY, from the coding sequence ATGGCAATTTTGGCACAGTTGAAAGATGTTCTTGATAAGAATCAGATCAAATACGTCGCCGTTAGACACTCTCCCGCTTACACGTCGGGGGAGGTCGCGCATCAAATGCATGTGCCGAGAACGCAATTCGCCAAATCGGTGTTGGTGAAAGCCGATGGCCGTTACATCGTGGCCGTTGTGGAGGCTGCCGATCATATTCATCTTCGACGATTGGCGAACTTGCTCCACGAGCACAAACTGAGACTGGCCGATGAGCACGAAGTAACGGAACTGTTCCCCGATTGCGAAACCGGAGCCATGCCCCCTTTCGGCAACCGTTACTGGTTGCCGGTGGTCGTGGACAGGGCGCTGGAAGAGCAGTCGGAAATCGTCTTTAACGCAGGCACACACGAAGACGCGATCCAAATGAAGTAC
- a CDS encoding rhodanese-like domain-containing protein: MQEVSDRLGKPGVFIFDANTEETFLAGHVPGATHVQFNKFTQDALPKDKEATLIFYCKNPH; the protein is encoded by the coding sequence GTGCAAGAAGTTTCGGACCGTCTAGGCAAACCAGGGGTATTTATTTTCGACGCCAACACGGAAGAGACGTTTCTCGCCGGCCACGTCCCCGGTGCAACTCATGTTCAGTTCAACAAATTCACGCAAGACGCGCTTCCCAAGGACAAGGAAGCCACCCTGATCTTTTACTGCAAGAACCCGCATTGA